The sequence ACGACACGCCTCCTGACGAACCGCCCGCGCCGAATGACAACTGGCACGGACAGAAGCGCAGTAACGAGACGCACCAATCCACGACTGACGAGCAGGCGCGCCTGTTTCGCAAGAGCAAAGGAACCGGAGCGATGCTCTGTTATATGGGCCACGTGCTGACCGACAACCGGCATGGCCTGGTGGTCAACGCACAGGTGACGCTGGCGACGGGCACCGCCGAGCGCGACGCGGCCGAGCTGATGCTTGCCGATGCCGCATGCGTTGCGCCGCTCGGCATCACGGTCGGCGCGGACAAGAACTACGACACCGCCGGTTTCGTGGCCAGTTGTCGAGCGAACCGTGTGACGCCGCATGTGGCGCAAAACGATGGGCGTCCAGGAGGTTCAGCAATTGACGGGCGAACTACGCGCTGGCCGGGCTACGCGGTCAGCCAGCAAAAACGTAAGCGCATTGAGCAGGTGTTCGGATGGGGCAAGACAGTCGGGCGAATTCGACAAGCGATGTATCGGGGACTTGAACGCGTAGACCAGCTCTTCGTGCTGACGCAGGTCGGCTACAACCTGACGCGTATGCGCACACTTGCCGGTTGAGGGGCAGGAAGCGATGGATAACACCTATATGGTGAACCCGCGAGTAACGCCGAATGCCCGCAAACGTGTTCCGCGTTTCAAAAGTGCAAACCCGGCATCCGTCGTAATGCATCTGAGCGCATCAACGACGGATATTTCAACGGCCTGCTAGATTCCGAGTCCCGGCGTGAAAGATGTTTCTGCTGAGTCGGCGGCGTTTCTCGCCGTTGCCGCCGTTCCCCTGAGTTCGTCGTCCCGCGATCAAAGGAGACGCGGCCGCAGCTGGGTCAAGGATTCAAGCGCGGGGTGTGGGGCGGGATGGAGCGACTAGCGACTGACACGGCCCCGCGCGCCTTGACGCAGCGCAGGACGTGGCTACGATCGCGAGAAAAGGACGACGAACGAGGGGGACGGGATAGCGGCAATGAGAGTCGCGGCGAGGCAGAACGCCGCGCGGCGAGCGCCTTCTCGCGAAGCGAGCGATAGCGCTGCGAAGCGACATTTTTCCGCAGTTAAACGCGCTCAAGGGCGAAGCACGCGTGCGCGGACCTGTCTCCGTCGCGCAAATGCGCGGCGGCTGAGCAAAGCGTTTCAGTTGATCGGTTGCGAAGCTGGACTAAAGAAACTGCCCTATTCGTCTAATATAATCAGTGGCACGAGTTCCGACTCCCTCATTGACCGGGGTGAAACATGAAGTGTGGTGATTTTTCGAAGGCGTTTCAGGAGAACATGGCAGCGCTCGGCCTGCCGGCGCCGACAACCCTGTTTGGCAACGTTCAGGCTGCAACGGCCAACCTTGCAGCTATGCTGAATGCATTCAAGTCGGTAGGCCCGACCGCTACGATCGCTGAAATTATCGGCGCGACAACCGGCCTCGAGGTGCTGGGCGTAATCGGCGCGGTAACCGCCTCGTTCTATATTGGTGCTGTGATCGGCAGTCTGATCGTCGCGGCCAACGTCGCAATGAGATGCACAAACGCGGTTGCGACCAGCTCGACGATACGTCACTGGGCCGGTATGAACGGCGTTGCAATTCCACCGGTTATGTACGCCTTTCTGAACCGGCATCCGGAAGTGGTGATGGACATTCCCTCCCGTCGCAGCTATGCATTCCTGGCCTCGCGCCAGAAGGCGGCCGCATGAGCTGGATCACCGACAAGCTCGCGCTGATCCTCGGCGCATGCGCCTGTGCGGCAGCTGCGTGGGCGATCCTGCACTATTCGCGGGAATGGTTCTTTCCAGTCGTGACGGTCATCGCGATCGTATGCTTCTACGTCGATAACCGGCGTTTGCGTAGCCTGCTGAAAGAGCACGGGATAGATCCGCAGAGAACGAAGCGCGGAGCATAGGTCAACGCCGGCGCCGCGCGCGGCCGATCAGTTGCTGAAGCGCGCGCCGATGCGCGGCTCGATGAAGCGATACACTGCGGCCGACTCTTGCGGTGTGAGCCCGCCCATGAGCGCATAGTCGATGCAGCGCTGGGCGAGCACCTTATCGGTTTCGTCCATCACGCGCAGCGCGAACAGGCTGCAAACCATGTCGGGGTGAACGATCGACGCGAGCACGTCGAGCAACAGCGCTCGCTTGCCGGTCTTATCGAGGAGGATTGCCTCGATGGCGTCTGAGAAGGGATAGGGAAGCGGCTCGTTCATGAGAATGTGCAAAAGGAGCCTTCTAGTATAGCCGGGCTGTCCGTACACTCACTCGCATATTAAGCCATGCCTGGCAGATGATTGGCAGGCATCCTGCTCGCGTTTTCTATACCACGCGAATTGGGAGTTGAGTAAGGCGCGCGAGGCATTTTTAAATAAAAAATCTTCACAAGAATACTTGCGTTCAGGGTTTCAGCTACGGTTAAATAACGATGTTCCGGCGGGTTTTATTGAATGCGCTGGGCAAAGTAAATTTTCTCCTAAAAGGCAGTTGAAGGCCCGTCCTAACCGACGGGCTTTTGGCTTTCTGGCATACCGATTTCGTGCCGATGCAGATCCGGGCTCCTGGATTGCGCTGCGGCGCCGGCGGATACCGGGATGCATCACACCGCTGGCCAGCGCGTCGACAGTTCCGCGTCCCCTTGTGGGCGCTGCCAGGCGAAGCAGCCACCGCCGTCTAGGTTCGGGCGTAATTGAGGCCCGATTCTCCACCCACTTCGATCGGGTACGAAACGGCTCGGCGCGCAACAGGTGGGCCGTCTTCATTTCGAACTGCGCCATTAATAACGGCGGCCGCGACAACACGACGGTCGAGCAAAGTCTTGCAAGCTGGAGAGTGGTCCGATAGACGCTGGCTTCGCGGCATCGGCGGCGTTTTGACGCAACCCGTATTTAAGCGCCTGGCGAGGATTCTGGCCCCTACCCCCTCCCGTGGGCGCGCGAACCGCCCTGCGGCCCTTTGCGTGGGCAGCGAGGCACGATTAGCGCGAGCGACCCCCCTTCCTTGCAAAACGGGTTTTAACGGCCCGGGTGAAACGATCGCGTGTGACGGCAAAAGGCGAGCACACGAGCGCGTGGAGCCGGAGTCCGACTTGTCGGGCGCCGGCGATTATCGCGCACTTAGGGGTGCGGGGTGCCGTAGGCGCCCCGTAGCCCTTAGTGCCTGCCGCGTGGTTGCTTCTGTGATTGGTGGGTGTGATCGTTCAGGCTCTGCCCCGTAGGGGCCACGATTATGCATTTGGGGGGTGTGGCCGGGTGGGTGGGGACGGCTTTAGCCGTCGAACCCGGCCGGGGGGTGCTTGCACCCCCCTCATCGAGGGTGGGGCGTTGTTCAAATCGCAGTTAAAAACAGTTAAAAAAGGTTGAGTTAACCGCGCGCGCGTTTACGGTTCGGCAACCGCTTGCCTGGCGTGGCTTTGCGGGCGGCTGGGTGGTGCGATAGACGCAGCATCGGTGGTGCGATAGACAGGGTGTGGTGGCGCGATAGACGCGCCGGGTGGTGCGATAGACACTTTACCCGCTGAGTTATCCACAAAACCACGCATG comes from Paraburkholderia dioscoreae and encodes:
- a CDS encoding IS5 family transposase; this translates as MRGPDGFTESMFTVLKLDDFVPKDHPLRPIRTWLNDALTRMDDVFARMYEADAKGGRPSIAPEKLVRALLLQVLYSIRSERMLVEQISYNMLFRWFVGLPMDGTVWDHSTFSKNRDRLLEHDVLVLLFNETVETARERGYLSGEHFSVDGTLIQAWAGHKSFVPKASPDKDDTPPDEPPAPNDNWHGQKRSNETHQSTTDEQARLFRKSKGTGAMLCYMGHVLTDNRHGLVVNAQVTLATGTAERDAAELMLADAACVAPLGITVGADKNYDTAGFVASCRANRVTPHVAQNDGRPGGSAIDGRTTRWPGYAVSQQKRKRIEQVFGWGKTVGRIRQAMYRGLERVDQLFVLTQVGYNLTRMRTLAG